Part of the Methanotorris formicicus Mc-S-70 genome, TCCCTGCTATATCTGGAGCAGAACCATGGACTGGCTCAAATAATCCATACTTATCTCCAATATTTGCTGAAGGTGCTAATCCTAAGCCTCCAATCAATGCAGATGCCTCATCAGATAAGATATCCCCAAACAAGTTCGTGGTTACAATAACATCAAACATCTCTGGGCTCTTTACTAAATACATTGCAGTTGCATCAACTAAGTAATCATCGTAATCAACTTTGTCCTTATATTTTTCCCCAATTTCATTAAAAATCCTTAAAAAAAGCCCATCGGTAATTCTTAAAACATTTGCCTTATGTATGCAGGAGACTTTTTTTCTATTGTTTTTTATTGCATATTCAAACGCAAATTTTATTATCCTCTCGCTTCCCTTTTTTGAAATAACCCTCTCTGCAATGGCAATTTCTTTCTCTTCATCATAATACTCTCTTCCAACATAAACATCCTCGGTATTTTCCCTTATAATGACCAAATCAATATCTTTAAAATCATTAATTGGTCTTACATTTGCATATAGGTTTAATTCCTTCCTCAATGTTAATATTGGACTTCTATACTTCCCCTTATATTCTGTTGGTTTTGGGGAGGTTATTGCCCCAAATAACACGGCATCACATTCTTTTGCCTTTTCTATGGTCTCATCTGGGATGGCATCACCATATTTTTTTAAACACTCCAATCCTGCCTCAGCATAGATATATTCAAAATCTCCAACTTCATCCAAAACCCTAATTGCTGCTGGGACAACCTCTTTCCCTATTCCGTCTCCTTCTATTACGCAAATCTTTCTCATCACCAACACCAAAAATTTT contains:
- the aksF gene encoding homoisocitrate dehydrogenase, with protein sequence MRKICVIEGDGIGKEVVPAAIRVLDEVGDFEYIYAEAGLECLKKYGDAIPDETIEKAKECDAVLFGAITSPKPTEYKGKYRSPILTLRKELNLYANVRPINDFKDIDLVIIRENTEDVYVGREYYDEEKEIAIAERVISKKGSERIIKFAFEYAIKNNRKKVSCIHKANVLRITDGLFLRIFNEIGEKYKDKVDYDDYLVDATAMYLVKSPEMFDVIVTTNLFGDILSDEASALIGGLGLAPSANIGDKYGLFEPVHGSAPDIAGKGIANPIATILSAAMMLDYFGMKEKGDKIRNAVKKVLEKGKVTPDLGGNLKTNEVVDEIIKELRG